One window from the genome of Bacillus weihaiensis encodes:
- a CDS encoding antibiotic biosynthesis monooxygenase family protein, with translation MILEAVMLNVKVNQMKEYEAAISQASSIISSMNGYLSHELHRCIEEEGKYLLLVKWETLEDHTIGFRQSAEYQEWRNLLHHFYDPFPTVEHFVEVIL, from the coding sequence TTGATACTGGAAGCTGTTATGCTTAATGTAAAGGTAAATCAGATGAAAGAATATGAGGCGGCAATAAGTCAAGCATCTAGCATTATTTCATCGATGAACGGGTATCTTTCCCATGAACTTCACCGTTGTATTGAGGAGGAAGGCAAGTATCTGCTTTTAGTAAAATGGGAGACTTTAGAGGATCACACTATTGGGTTTAGACAATCTGCGGAATACCAAGAGTGGCGGAATCTACTTCATCACTTTTATGATCCATTTCCTACTGTCGAACATTTTGTTGAAGTAATTCTTTAA
- the cspD gene encoding cold-shock protein CspD: MAQGKVKWFNSEKGFGFIEVEGGDDVFVHFSSIQGEGYKSLEEGQEVSFDIEEGNRGPQAANVQKL, encoded by the coding sequence ATGGCACAAGGAAAAGTAAAATGGTTTAATTCAGAAAAAGGTTTTGGATTTATTGAAGTCGAAGGTGGAGATGATGTATTTGTACATTTCTCTTCAATTCAAGGTGAAGGCTATAAAAGCTTAGAAGAAGGTCAAGAAGTTTCTTTTGATATCGAAGAAGGAAACAGAGGGCCACAGGCTGCAAACGTTCAAAAACTATAA
- the thiM gene encoding hydroxyethylthiazole kinase produces MNAETSVLTLKRLREQTPLVHNITNVVVTNFTANGLLAIGASPVMAYAKEEVADMAKIADSLVLNMGTLTKDVVEAMMIAGKSANIHEVPIVFDPVGVGATPYRTETAFKIANELKIAVIRGNAAEVANLIGDEWTIKGVDAGDGTGDVVALAKKAARTLKTTIMITGKTDVITNGLETYMVENGHPMLTKVTGTGCLLSSIVGAFCACEQNFLKATVSAAVVYGIAAELAAKIAAEKGPGRFQVELLNQLYQVDKEICESIKLVKV; encoded by the coding sequence ATGAATGCCGAAACAAGTGTACTAACGCTAAAAAGGTTAAGAGAACAAACACCGCTGGTTCATAATATTACAAACGTAGTTGTGACAAATTTTACGGCTAATGGATTATTAGCCATAGGTGCTTCACCTGTAATGGCCTATGCTAAGGAAGAAGTAGCTGATATGGCCAAAATTGCAGATTCACTTGTTCTTAATATGGGAACTCTTACAAAAGATGTAGTTGAAGCAATGATGATTGCAGGGAAGTCTGCAAATATTCATGAGGTTCCAATTGTATTTGATCCAGTAGGTGTAGGTGCTACTCCATACCGTACGGAGACAGCATTTAAGATTGCAAACGAATTGAAGATTGCAGTTATAAGGGGAAATGCAGCCGAAGTAGCAAACTTAATTGGTGATGAGTGGACTATCAAAGGTGTAGATGCTGGTGATGGAACTGGTGATGTGGTAGCCCTTGCTAAAAAAGCAGCACGTACTCTTAAAACAACTATTATGATAACTGGTAAAACGGATGTCATTACAAATGGATTGGAAACATATATGGTCGAAAATGGTCACCCTATGTTAACGAAAGTAACGGGAACGGGGTGTTTATTAAGCTCGATTGTTGGAGCATTTTGTGCCTGTGAACAGAATTTTTTAAAAGCTACGGTATCTGCGGCAGTAGTGTACGGTATCGCAGCGGAACTTGCAGCAAAAATAGCTGCTGAAAAAGGTCCGGGTAGATTTCAGGTTGAATTGTTAAATCAACTTTATCAAGTTGATAAAGAGATTTGTGAATCAATAAAACTAGTTAAAGTATAA
- a CDS encoding HAD family hydrolase, protein MTNSPYKILFLDIDGTILRPDDTIEESTKQAIKEVRDKGMTIFLATGRPLHEISSIAKELEISSFIGYNGAYAVHDGQDIFKTPMNQNSVEKFITLANSHTHEFVLYTHKHNIFSNIDKELIQTFIRTFHLHYNKPFSGNELDQILGITLMNVSENEVDLYKKVDSSIHLSQVNVEGLTHCYDVIRDTVNKGYAIEHILNLLHIPKEAAIAFGDGMNDKEMLQLVGEGFAMGNAHPDLLPYAKHKTTSVTDSGIYNGLKSLAIL, encoded by the coding sequence ATGACAAATTCACCTTATAAAATTTTATTTTTAGACATTGATGGTACCATTTTACGCCCAGATGACACAATTGAAGAAAGCACGAAACAAGCTATCAAAGAAGTGAGAGACAAAGGAATGACAATTTTCTTAGCGACCGGGCGACCACTCCATGAGATTTCATCCATTGCAAAAGAATTGGAAATCAGCTCATTCATCGGCTACAACGGTGCCTATGCTGTACATGATGGTCAAGACATTTTCAAAACACCCATGAACCAAAACAGCGTTGAAAAATTTATTACATTAGCGAACAGCCATACCCATGAATTTGTCCTTTATACCCATAAACATAATATTTTCTCAAACATAGACAAAGAGCTCATCCAAACTTTTATTCGTACTTTCCACTTACACTATAACAAGCCATTCTCAGGAAATGAGCTTGATCAGATCCTTGGCATCACCTTAATGAATGTAAGTGAAAATGAAGTTGATCTTTATAAGAAAGTTGATTCCTCCATCCACTTATCTCAAGTCAATGTAGAAGGTTTAACACATTGCTATGATGTCATTCGCGATACAGTTAATAAAGGATATGCCATTGAGCATATTTTAAATCTTTTACATATTCCAAAAGAGGCTGCGATTGCATTTGGAGATGGGATGAACGATAAAGAAATGCTTCAATTAGTCGGAGAAGGCTTTGCCATGGGTAATGCCCATCCTGATTTGCTTCCATATGCGAAACACAAAACGACAAGTGTCACAGATTCTGGCATTTATAATGGATTAAAATCAC
- a CDS encoding TraR/DksA C4-type zinc finger protein, which produces MLTSNQLSTLKQIVVKELHQLKRTDGELKADSTSELSTYDNHPADLGTELTDKQTQLTMNEHRQAEVKKHEEALQAMKEGTYGICKACGEPISYERLEAIPTTLYCQHHAMNDSKSSDRPVEEDVLSQSMENGEQRNDRLDSFEEVAAYGTSETPSDFLSDEVEYEKKRDTEGYTEEYEQYGVTDLEGNKKG; this is translated from the coding sequence ATGTTAACATCAAACCAACTTTCGACACTAAAACAGATTGTAGTAAAAGAGTTACACCAATTAAAAAGAACGGATGGAGAGCTTAAAGCAGACAGTACAAGTGAACTTTCTACTTATGATAACCATCCCGCAGACTTAGGTACCGAATTAACGGACAAGCAAACTCAATTAACAATGAACGAGCATAGGCAAGCGGAAGTGAAGAAGCATGAAGAAGCTCTTCAAGCAATGAAAGAGGGAACTTATGGGATATGTAAAGCTTGTGGGGAACCTATCTCATATGAAAGACTAGAAGCAATACCAACAACGCTTTATTGTCAACATCATGCAATGAATGATTCAAAAAGCAGTGATCGTCCCGTTGAAGAGGATGTTTTATCACAATCAATGGAAAATGGTGAACAAAGAAATGATCGATTGGATTCATTTGAAGAAGTTGCAGCATATGGGACAAGCGAAACACCGTCTGATTTTCTAAGTGATGAAGTGGAATACGAAAAGAAAAGGGACACAGAAGGATATACAGAAGAGTACGAACAATATGGAGTTACAGACTTAGAAGGTAACAAAAAAGGATAA
- a CDS encoding MFS transporter, whose product MISNQLLPLRMFMFFVSAIGSMVVSFLPIYFQHKGLSSSQIGWFLAIGPFVGLVAQPIWGYASDKYKTVKKVLFACLVGFVLSVTWLFQLNSFTWILIAGSFFFFFFSPVNPLADNLAKRQSIIHSVTFGSIRMWGSIGFAIVSLFSGFLLSEYGIDFLVIPITFFAVSTCLLSLVLSDVKGGSKKVNYKDMGVFLKNPTLLLFFFLVSLVLLTHRTSDSFISLYLLEIGGNEMLVGWIWFIGVSSEALLFYLSAKWFRPSNPIIYIIVAAFLYCIRWILTAFASDPTMLLMIQVLHGVCFAVIFLGALEYLYQIVPEELQASGHMVFVGICFGVTGILGSSIGGIIFEKYGGTLLYSLLAISSFIGFIGFILFYLKEKKSEVRVVKEVS is encoded by the coding sequence ATGATTTCAAATCAACTACTTCCTTTAAGGATGTTTATGTTCTTTGTCAGTGCAATTGGTTCAATGGTTGTTAGTTTTTTACCGATATATTTTCAGCATAAAGGTCTATCAAGTTCTCAAATTGGATGGTTCTTAGCGATAGGTCCCTTCGTAGGTCTAGTGGCTCAACCGATTTGGGGCTATGCAAGTGATAAGTATAAAACGGTGAAAAAAGTGTTATTTGCCTGTTTAGTTGGATTTGTACTAAGTGTTACGTGGCTTTTTCAACTGAATTCATTCACTTGGATTCTTATTGCAGGATCATTTTTCTTTTTCTTTTTTTCACCTGTTAATCCATTAGCAGATAATCTTGCGAAAAGACAGTCGATTATTCACTCTGTTACATTTGGGTCAATTAGGATGTGGGGATCTATTGGATTTGCAATCGTTTCTTTGTTCAGTGGCTTTTTACTTTCTGAATATGGAATTGACTTTCTTGTCATCCCAATTACATTTTTTGCTGTTTCAACTTGTTTATTATCCTTAGTTCTAAGTGATGTAAAAGGGGGAAGTAAAAAAGTAAACTACAAGGATATGGGGGTATTTCTCAAAAATCCTACTCTATTGCTTTTTTTCTTTTTAGTTTCGTTAGTATTGCTTACACATAGAACAAGTGATTCTTTTATTAGTTTATATTTACTTGAAATAGGCGGTAATGAAATGCTTGTTGGATGGATATGGTTTATAGGTGTTTCAAGTGAAGCATTATTGTTTTATTTGAGTGCTAAATGGTTTCGTCCATCAAATCCAATCATCTATATAATCGTCGCTGCGTTTCTGTATTGTATTCGCTGGATTTTAACAGCTTTTGCGTCAGATCCTACTATGTTATTGATGATACAAGTATTACATGGTGTATGCTTTGCAGTCATCTTCTTAGGTGCCTTGGAATATTTATATCAAATTGTACCAGAGGAGCTGCAAGCTTCAGGTCACATGGTTTTTGTTGGAATTTGTTTTGGGGTCACAGGGATTTTAGGTTCATCAATTGGTGGAATAATCTTTGAAAAATACGGTGGGACCTTGCTTTATAGTCTATTGGCTATTTCATCCTTTATAGGCTTTATAGGTTTTATACTTTTTTACCTAAAGGAAAAGAAAAGTGAAGTTCGTGTGGTGAAAGAAGTATCATGA
- a CDS encoding SpoIID/LytB domain-containing protein: protein MKKSFLIFFLLVLIVTSILPPPVVEALASEPTIQVKLKNYIGNRTQLTVTVQGDFQIESNQVKLTNGKTYIIKVESGQLHLYEGANKLLITNRLHLIPMTYTSYLTINNRPYLGAFHFEVENSLYIRPTNTVYLEDYLKGVVPFEMMASWPIEALKAQAIAARTYAASYLNKNIDDTISYQVYGGYDWHPNSSKAVNETYGEVLKKNNYLISTVFSASNGGKTESNANAWGSIALSYLPIKEDPYDARTNWNFTLHKKQIQLEGLDLINSSLWWNTTKEKDEQLATSIKLWLQQNGHQGKDLKIMSIPKLSLHSPTSGGRVSKGDITIEYFIKDHVDSSGKLVLQKLELQNSSAAKLRAMIGNRVMLSYYVTNVGETTDTHSVFGLGDGHGVGLSQWGAKNRADAGHTYKEILGFYYEGATLHIDYKERVNHVPSVENTTVHKPAPVAISPKPQTSEPKKIVDKTPPIISQVKTTVDQKKKNLTLSFKLNEASKVTLYLKDSKGNILHYVMKGNPVHAGTVVKAYDITKLANGTYKAGIISVDPNGNQASTATSFVVKHSPTTLTKAKTGKVTASKLHVRSSGSTKAIVIGSLKKNQTVTILSTSGSWHKIKYGKSYGYVAKIYVK from the coding sequence TTGAAAAAATCCTTCCTTATTTTTTTCCTACTAGTATTAATAGTTACTAGCATTCTTCCCCCTCCTGTCGTTGAGGCACTGGCATCTGAACCAACCATTCAGGTTAAGCTTAAAAATTATATTGGAAACAGAACACAATTAACAGTAACCGTACAAGGTGACTTTCAAATTGAATCCAATCAAGTAAAGTTGACAAATGGTAAAACATACATCATTAAAGTCGAGTCAGGACAGCTACACCTGTATGAGGGAGCGAATAAACTTCTTATCACGAATCGCCTCCATCTTATACCTATGACTTATACAAGTTACCTTACAATCAATAATAGGCCCTATTTAGGAGCTTTCCATTTTGAAGTTGAAAACTCTCTTTATATTCGTCCTACTAATACCGTATATTTAGAAGATTATTTAAAGGGTGTTGTTCCGTTTGAAATGATGGCAAGCTGGCCTATTGAAGCACTTAAGGCCCAAGCTATTGCAGCCCGAACCTATGCTGCTAGCTATTTAAACAAAAACATCGATGATACGATTTCCTATCAAGTCTATGGTGGATATGATTGGCATCCGAATAGCTCCAAAGCAGTTAATGAAACATATGGTGAGGTTTTAAAAAAGAATAATTATCTTATTAGTACTGTCTTTTCTGCCAGCAATGGTGGCAAAACAGAATCAAATGCAAATGCCTGGGGCAGTATCGCACTCTCCTATTTACCAATTAAAGAGGATCCTTATGATGCGAGAACAAATTGGAACTTCACCCTACACAAAAAACAAATTCAGCTAGAAGGGCTTGATTTGATAAACTCTTCTTTATGGTGGAATACAACAAAGGAAAAGGATGAACAGCTAGCTACCTCTATTAAGCTATGGCTACAACAAAACGGGCACCAAGGAAAGGACCTAAAAATCATGTCCATTCCTAAGCTGTCCTTGCACAGCCCTACCTCTGGTGGGAGAGTTTCAAAAGGGGACATCACCATTGAATATTTCATTAAAGATCATGTAGATTCTTCTGGGAAGCTAGTTCTTCAAAAGCTCGAGCTTCAAAACAGCTCTGCTGCAAAGTTAAGAGCTATGATTGGAAACCGTGTGATGTTAAGTTATTATGTGACAAATGTAGGGGAAACTACAGATACACATTCTGTTTTTGGTCTTGGTGACGGACACGGAGTTGGCCTAAGTCAATGGGGAGCAAAAAATCGAGCAGATGCAGGTCATACTTACAAAGAGATCTTAGGATTTTATTACGAAGGGGCTACCCTGCATATCGATTATAAAGAAAGAGTGAATCATGTTCCATCCGTAGAAAATACAACTGTTCATAAACCAGCACCAGTGGCAATTAGCCCTAAACCACAGACATCAGAACCGAAAAAAATCGTTGATAAAACTCCTCCAATCATTAGTCAAGTGAAAACAACGGTTGATCAAAAGAAAAAGAATCTAACACTATCATTTAAGTTAAATGAAGCATCAAAAGTCACACTCTATCTAAAAGATTCAAAAGGAAACATTCTTCACTATGTGATGAAAGGGAATCCTGTTCATGCAGGAACCGTCGTAAAGGCATATGACATCACTAAGCTTGCAAATGGAACCTATAAAGCAGGAATCATCTCTGTGGATCCTAATGGAAATCAGGCCTCCACTGCCACCTCGTTTGTAGTTAAACATTCGCCAACTACTTTAACGAAAGCAAAAACTGGGAAGGTAACAGCTAGCAAATTACATGTACGATCCTCTGGCTCCACAAAGGCAATTGTGATTGGTTCACTAAAGAAAAATCAAACTGTGACCATTCTTTCAACATCAGGCTCTTGGCATAAAATTAAATATGGAAAAAGCTATGGATATGTTGCTAAGATCTATGTGAAATAA
- the gvpU gene encoding gas vesicle accessory protein GvpU, whose product MAGKNKEQKEMSTDDAIILMLLDLVEKDGIELELTLTIKGATVSGTLISATDYYEGVTDAAKQNQDKTMAKIIAKKFNDLKEEYAKQKSEEAEEESTPLTFIHLKDAFISGQQPPTSSTQAGQWWRGRIAAIDSFTVHLLG is encoded by the coding sequence ATGGCGGGTAAAAATAAAGAGCAAAAAGAAATGAGTACGGATGATGCGATCATCTTAATGCTGTTAGATTTAGTTGAGAAAGACGGCATTGAACTTGAATTAACGCTAACCATTAAAGGAGCTACTGTTAGCGGGACTCTGATTAGTGCAACAGATTATTATGAGGGAGTAACGGATGCAGCCAAACAAAATCAGGATAAAACGATGGCTAAAATCATTGCTAAGAAATTTAATGACTTAAAAGAAGAATACGCCAAACAAAAAAGTGAAGAAGCTGAAGAAGAAAGCACTCCTCTCACATTCATCCATCTTAAGGATGCATTTATTTCAGGCCAACAACCTCCCACCTCTTCCACTCAAGCTGGGCAGTGGTGGAGAGGTAGAATCGCAGCAATAGACAGCTTCACAGTCCATCTACTCGGCTAA